The following proteins come from a genomic window of Mycolicibacterium rufum:
- a CDS encoding alpha/beta hydrolase: protein MSVTRSERSFDGVGGVRIVYDTWTPDQPPRGVVVLAHGYAEHARRYDHVVARFADAGLLTYALDHRGHGRSGGKRVFLREISEYTADFGRLVGIAAEEHPDLPRIVLGHSMGGGIVFTYGAENAGAYTAMVLSGPAIAAHDSVPPVKRAAAKVLGRISPGLPVENLPADAVSRDPRVVAAYEADPLVHHGKMPAGIGRALIGVGETMPKKAAAITTPLLVVHGDADRLIPVRGSRHLMECVGSTDAHLKVYPGLYHEVFNEPEQALVLDDVTSWIESTL from the coding sequence ATGTCCGTGACGCGCAGCGAACGCAGCTTCGACGGGGTGGGTGGCGTCCGCATCGTCTACGACACCTGGACACCGGATCAGCCGCCGCGCGGGGTCGTGGTCCTGGCCCACGGCTACGCCGAACACGCCCGCCGCTACGACCACGTCGTCGCCCGGTTCGCCGACGCCGGACTGCTCACCTACGCCCTCGACCACCGCGGCCACGGCCGGTCCGGCGGCAAGCGCGTCTTCCTGCGCGAGATCTCCGAATACACCGCCGACTTCGGCCGGCTGGTCGGCATCGCCGCCGAGGAGCACCCGGACCTGCCCCGCATCGTGCTCGGCCACAGCATGGGCGGCGGCATCGTGTTCACCTACGGCGCCGAGAACGCCGGCGCCTACACCGCGATGGTGCTGTCCGGGCCCGCCATCGCCGCCCACGACTCGGTGCCGCCGGTGAAGCGGGCGGCCGCCAAGGTGCTGGGCCGGATCTCGCCCGGGCTGCCGGTGGAGAACCTGCCGGCCGACGCGGTCTCCCGCGATCCGCGCGTGGTGGCCGCCTACGAGGCCGACCCGCTGGTGCACCACGGAAAGATGCCCGCAGGCATCGGCCGCGCGCTGATCGGCGTCGGCGAGACCATGCCGAAGAAGGCCGCGGCGATCACCACCCCGCTGCTGGTGGTGCACGGGGACGCCGACCGGCTGATCCCGGTCCGCGGCAGCAGGCATTTGATGGAGTGCGTCGGCTCGACCGACGCCCACCTCAAGGTGTATCCCGGCCTGTACCACGAGGTGTTCAACGAGCCCGAGCAGGCGCTGGTGCTCGATGACGTCACGTCCTGGATCGAATCGACGCTGTGA
- a CDS encoding PaaI family thioesterase — MSVDFERFNPHLADQLLDAAVTAGGLAGYLGFRHTEFIAGRLVAEMDARDDLKTPFGNLHGGCLSAMVDHCLGVVFYPVIPEGSWVATTEFKLNLLRPVSTGTCVAVADIVSLGSTSGVARIDVINDGRAVCAAQGTVTVVSGRAAS, encoded by the coding sequence ATGTCGGTCGACTTCGAGAGATTCAATCCACACCTGGCCGACCAACTGCTCGACGCCGCGGTGACGGCGGGCGGTCTGGCCGGTTATCTGGGATTCCGGCACACCGAATTCATTGCCGGCCGTCTGGTCGCGGAGATGGACGCGCGCGATGACCTGAAGACGCCGTTCGGGAATCTGCACGGAGGCTGCCTGTCCGCAATGGTCGACCACTGCCTCGGAGTGGTGTTCTACCCGGTCATACCCGAGGGATCATGGGTCGCGACAACGGAGTTCAAGCTGAACCTCCTGCGACCGGTGTCCACCGGTACGTGCGTAGCCGTCGCCGACATCGTCTCGCTCGGCAGCACCAGCGGGGTGGCCCGGATCGACGTCATCAACGACGGCCGCGCGGTGTGCGCCGCCCAAGGCACGGTGACCGTCGTGTCCGGCAGGGCAGCCTCGTGA
- a CDS encoding MarR family winged helix-turn-helix transcriptional regulator, producing the protein MEWLTAEQQRIWRDYLAMTSRLHTAMHRQLQADCELSLSDYDVLVALSERGPLRITDLGELIGWEQSRLSHQLRRMRGRDLVAREGDDDDRRAATVTITDAGRSALETAAPGHVDLVRSVVFDGLSAAQQRAFGAAIGRVLERLPR; encoded by the coding sequence ATGGAATGGCTCACGGCCGAGCAGCAGCGCATCTGGCGGGACTATCTGGCGATGACCAGCAGATTGCACACGGCGATGCACCGACAGCTCCAAGCGGACTGCGAGCTGTCGCTGTCCGACTACGATGTTCTGGTCGCCCTGTCCGAGCGCGGCCCGCTGCGCATCACCGACCTCGGCGAGCTGATCGGATGGGAACAGAGCCGGCTCTCCCACCAACTGCGCCGGATGCGCGGGCGGGACCTGGTGGCGCGCGAGGGCGACGACGACGACCGGCGCGCCGCGACCGTGACGATCACCGACGCGGGCCGCTCGGCGCTGGAAACCGCGGCGCCCGGGCATGTCGATCTGGTCCGCTCGGTGGTGTTCGACGGGCTCTCGGCGGCTCAGCAGCGCGCGTTCGGCGCCGCGATCGGGCGGGTGCTCGAGCGGCTTCCGCGCTGA
- a CDS encoding SRPBCC family protein, with the protein MATVSRTFTVSPPPTVVLDYLKDFAHAEQWDPGTQRCERVDSGPVTEGAYWHNVSKILGRTAEQTYTLDELTERRVVFVGESSSATSVDIITIEPDGAGSVITFEAERQMHGTARLLNPVMKRAFERLAGDTERQLTAVLNDLAPDQAGGASR; encoded by the coding sequence ATGGCTACCGTGTCCCGCACGTTCACCGTCAGTCCGCCTCCCACGGTCGTCCTGGACTACCTCAAGGACTTCGCCCACGCCGAGCAGTGGGACCCCGGCACGCAGCGCTGCGAACGCGTCGACAGCGGCCCGGTGACCGAGGGCGCCTACTGGCACAACGTCTCGAAGATCCTCGGCCGCACGGCGGAACAGACCTACACGCTCGACGAGCTGACCGAGCGCAGGGTGGTCTTCGTCGGCGAGAGCAGCTCGGCCACCTCGGTCGACATCATCACGATCGAGCCCGACGGTGCCGGGTCGGTGATCACCTTCGAGGCCGAACGACAGATGCACGGCACGGCGCGGCTGCTCAACCCGGTGATGAAGCGGGCTTTCGAACGGCTCGCCGGCGACACCGAGCGGCAGCTGACCGCCGTGCTCAACGACCTGGCGCCGGATCAGGCGGGCGGCGCCAGCCGGTAG
- a CDS encoding PQQ-dependent sugar dehydrogenase: MPDLLRHNRIGALLVGATLLAGCTDAPAPPPAASSSGATASSAPPATGAATVTVEVPPGLAEAPFDQPRQVRVPAGWTMSVWARTPRPRLAAWAPDGTLLVSVPSAGTVLRFTPREGGAEESVLLDGLNQPHGLAVAGSTLYVAQSDRVDAYDYRDGTATAPRVVADGLPDAKSPDLRGAYSHALKSVAVGPDGAVYFSIGSTGNISAEDRTATPPRATIMRVPPGGGPAEPFATGVRNGTGLAVAPDGAIWTANNGRDNVADPATGRVDPAYVGENPREQIARLAPGRELGWPYCNPVPGTSGPANLPFVRDVQTNPDGDRLDCAALPPVEQSMGAHSAPLGLSFVDGALPAPYARGALIGVHGSWNRQPPREPEVSFYPWRDGGLGDQQTLVGGFQGDGGSRWGRPVAAVAGPDGAVYITDDAADAIYRLAPPA, translated from the coding sequence ATGCCGGACTTGCTGCGGCATAACCGAATCGGCGCGCTGCTCGTCGGCGCCACCCTGCTGGCGGGCTGCACCGACGCGCCGGCGCCGCCCCCTGCGGCGTCGTCTTCGGGTGCCACCGCGTCCTCCGCGCCGCCGGCCACCGGGGCGGCCACGGTCACCGTCGAGGTGCCGCCGGGTCTGGCCGAGGCGCCGTTCGACCAGCCGCGCCAGGTGCGCGTCCCGGCCGGCTGGACCATGTCGGTGTGGGCGCGCACCCCGCGGCCGCGGCTGGCCGCCTGGGCGCCGGACGGCACGCTGCTGGTGTCGGTCCCGAGTGCGGGCACGGTGCTGCGGTTCACCCCGCGCGAGGGCGGGGCCGAGGAATCGGTGCTGCTGGACGGGCTGAACCAACCCCACGGCCTGGCCGTCGCGGGCTCGACGCTCTACGTCGCACAGAGCGACCGGGTCGACGCGTACGACTACCGCGACGGCACGGCCACCGCCCCCCGCGTCGTCGCGGACGGCCTGCCCGACGCGAAGAGCCCCGACCTGCGCGGCGCCTACTCCCACGCGCTCAAGAGTGTGGCGGTCGGGCCGGACGGCGCGGTGTACTTCTCGATCGGGTCGACGGGCAACATCTCGGCCGAGGACCGCACCGCCACCCCGCCGCGGGCGACGATCATGCGGGTGCCGCCCGGCGGCGGCCCCGCCGAGCCGTTCGCCACCGGTGTCCGCAACGGCACCGGGCTGGCCGTCGCCCCTGACGGCGCGATCTGGACCGCCAACAACGGCCGCGACAACGTCGCCGACCCGGCTACCGGGAGGGTCGACCCCGCCTACGTCGGCGAGAACCCCCGCGAACAGATCGCCCGGCTGGCGCCGGGACGCGAACTGGGTTGGCCCTACTGCAATCCCGTCCCGGGCACGTCCGGTCCCGCGAACCTGCCGTTCGTGCGCGACGTGCAGACCAACCCGGACGGCGATCGCCTCGACTGCGCCGCGCTGCCCCCGGTGGAACAGAGCATGGGGGCGCACAGCGCGCCGCTGGGCCTGAGCTTCGTCGACGGCGCCCTGCCCGCGCCGTACGCGCGGGGTGCGCTGATCGGGGTGCACGGATCGTGGAACCGGCAGCCGCCCCGCGAACCCGAGGTGTCGTTCTACCCGTGGCGCGACGGCGGTCTCGGTGACCAGCAGACGCTCGTCGGCGGTTTCCAGGGCGACGGCGGATCCCGCTGGGGCAGGCCGGTGGCGGCGGTCGCCGGCCCGGACGGCGCCGTCTACATCACCGACGACGCCGCCGACGCGATCTACCGGCTGGCGCCGCCCGCCTGA
- a CDS encoding ArsR/SmtB family transcription factor: MVVWLCDTGPCSTSAVTQSVPVTRQAATKHLTLLESAGVVRSEKRGRERIWSVQTASLTAAQDYLATLSQRWDRRIDRLRAFVED; the protein is encoded by the coding sequence ATGGTCGTCTGGCTGTGCGACACCGGACCGTGCTCGACGTCGGCGGTGACGCAGTCGGTTCCGGTGACGCGGCAGGCGGCGACCAAGCACCTCACCCTGCTGGAGTCGGCGGGGGTGGTCCGCAGCGAGAAGCGCGGACGTGAGCGGATCTGGTCGGTGCAGACCGCGTCGTTGACCGCCGCCCAGGACTACCTGGCCACGCTGTCGCAACGCTGGGACCGGCGCATCGACCGGTTGCGGGCGTTCGTCGAGGACTGA
- a CDS encoding RND family transporter, with protein MTDGRDTDSPRQTTYDSCEPQHNREYSARLAALGRFTLRHKALVMGAWLGAAIVLALLFPQLETVVRQQSVDLIPRDAPSLQTVERMSAAFGEQGSKTLLFVAMEDPNGLTPATQERYDQLVARLQDEKDHVLQVQDLLADPVTKAQALSADENAWYLPVGVAGTLGDPTAAESVKTVRSIAAEVFAGSSTTVQVTGPPATFSDMIASAEHDLLLISIATAGIIALILLIVYRSVFTALLPLLVIGLSLAVGRGVLSALGDMGMPVSQFTVAFMTAILLGAGTDYTVFLISRYHEQRRAQVRADQAIIHATASIGRVILASAATVALAFLAMVFARLSVFAALGPACAIAVLFGFLATVTLLPPVLALAAKRGIGEPKSDRTRRYWNSVAVAVVRRPVPLLITSLVILLALSAVAVTIKISYDDRKGQPATTASNQGYQLLDRHFRKDVVISEFLVVENPTDMRTGKGLADLDEMASRVSQVPGVTKVSGVTRPTGERLDQAQLAWQNGRIGDKMAGAVAGGNARRDDLTKLTDGADQLAAGLAQLDTTMRTALAPLAGILTQAQSAGTQVNQFRPLLQQLSATAPAVDQAIQSGPGLRPLADQAQHAITTLEPLVGALNTSPWCATTPQCAQIRDQVQILITLRNSGFFNQIADLGDRYNPASNATVAGTLTNVQNAVTSLDNAFGALGNPADLAANLRRLQDGIGQLASGAQALATGVRALADSNIDMLSGMSQIATQLQNSARAAQDSDSSSGFYLPANAFENRQFTDVAKQFLSPDGKTARFMIETSHDPYSVEAMDLANRITNTANTARPNTSLADATVSVAGFPAVNSDIQRLLWADFAQLAIATTVIVGLILVLLLRALLAPIYLLGTVLVNYLASIGFGVLVFQWILGHEIAWPVPLLAFIILVAVGADYNMLLVSRLREESGSNIRVGVLRTVANTGAVITSAGLIFAASMFGLMVGSVAIMIQAGLIIGFGLLLDTFIVRTLTVPAIATLLREASWWPQRPSRRQASAPSTPVGAHH; from the coding sequence GTGACCGACGGCAGGGACACCGATTCCCCCCGCCAGACCACGTACGACTCCTGCGAGCCTCAGCACAACCGCGAGTACAGTGCACGCCTGGCGGCGCTGGGTCGGTTCACGCTGCGGCACAAAGCCCTGGTGATGGGGGCCTGGCTGGGCGCAGCAATCGTCTTGGCGCTGCTGTTTCCCCAGTTGGAAACCGTGGTGCGGCAGCAATCGGTGGACCTGATCCCGCGCGATGCTCCATCGCTACAAACCGTGGAGCGGATGAGTGCCGCGTTCGGCGAGCAAGGCTCGAAGACCCTGTTGTTCGTCGCGATGGAGGACCCCAACGGTCTGACCCCGGCGACGCAGGAACGCTACGACCAGCTCGTGGCCCGGTTGCAGGACGAGAAGGACCATGTTCTGCAGGTTCAAGACCTGCTGGCAGATCCGGTCACCAAAGCCCAAGCCCTCAGCGCCGATGAAAACGCCTGGTACTTGCCGGTGGGGGTGGCCGGCACGCTGGGAGATCCCACCGCCGCCGAGTCGGTCAAGACTGTTCGCAGCATTGCCGCCGAGGTGTTCGCCGGATCGTCGACGACTGTGCAGGTGACCGGACCGCCGGCGACGTTCAGCGACATGATCGCCTCTGCCGAGCACGACCTGCTGTTGATCTCGATCGCCACCGCCGGCATCATCGCCCTGATCCTGCTGATCGTCTACCGGTCGGTGTTCACCGCGCTGTTGCCGCTGCTGGTCATCGGACTGAGCCTGGCCGTCGGGCGCGGCGTATTGTCTGCGCTCGGCGACATGGGTATGCCAGTCTCGCAGTTCACCGTCGCGTTCATGACCGCGATCCTGCTCGGCGCCGGCACCGATTACACCGTGTTCCTGATCAGCCGCTACCACGAGCAGCGCCGTGCCCAGGTGCGGGCGGATCAGGCCATCATCCACGCTACCGCCAGCATCGGCCGTGTGATCCTGGCCTCAGCAGCGACTGTCGCACTGGCCTTCCTGGCGATGGTCTTCGCCCGCTTGAGTGTGTTCGCCGCCCTGGGCCCGGCGTGCGCCATCGCCGTTCTCTTCGGTTTCCTGGCTACAGTCACCCTGCTGCCGCCGGTGCTGGCGCTGGCAGCGAAACGCGGCATCGGTGAACCCAAATCCGATCGCACCCGCCGCTATTGGAACAGTGTCGCCGTGGCGGTGGTGCGCCGCCCGGTGCCGCTGCTGATTACCAGCCTCGTGATCCTGCTCGCACTGTCCGCGGTAGCCGTGACCATAAAAATCAGCTACGACGACCGCAAAGGCCAACCTGCCACCACCGCCAGCAACCAGGGCTACCAGCTACTCGACCGCCACTTCCGCAAAGACGTTGTCATCAGCGAGTTCCTGGTCGTGGAAAACCCCACCGACATGCGCACCGGCAAGGGACTGGCCGACCTCGACGAAATGGCATCCCGCGTCTCCCAGGTTCCCGGAGTCACCAAAGTCTCCGGTGTCACCCGCCCCACCGGGGAACGCCTCGATCAAGCGCAACTCGCCTGGCAGAACGGTCGAATTGGAGACAAGATGGCCGGCGCAGTCGCCGGCGGCAACGCCCGCCGAGACGACCTCACGAAACTCACCGATGGCGCCGATCAACTCGCCGCCGGACTGGCCCAACTCGACACCACAATGCGCACCGCCCTAGCCCCCCTGGCGGGAATCCTCACTCAAGCCCAATCCGCCGGCACTCAGGTCAACCAATTCCGACCACTGCTGCAACAACTGTCAGCGACCGCCCCCGCGGTCGATCAGGCCATCCAATCCGGCCCAGGACTACGCCCCCTGGCCGACCAGGCACAACACGCGATCACCACATTGGAGCCGCTCGTGGGCGCCCTGAACACCTCGCCGTGGTGTGCCACCACACCCCAATGCGCCCAGATCCGCGACCAAGTACAGATCCTGATCACATTGCGCAACAGCGGATTCTTCAACCAGATCGCCGACCTCGGCGACCGATATAACCCCGCCAGCAATGCCACCGTCGCCGGAACACTCACCAACGTCCAGAACGCGGTCACCTCACTGGACAACGCCTTTGGCGCCCTCGGAAACCCCGCTGACCTGGCCGCCAACCTTCGCCGCCTGCAAGACGGGATCGGCCAACTCGCCTCCGGCGCCCAAGCGTTGGCCACCGGTGTGCGCGCCCTGGCCGACAGCAACATCGACATGCTCTCCGGGATGAGCCAGATCGCCACCCAGCTACAAAACTCTGCACGCGCTGCCCAGGACTCCGACTCATCCAGCGGTTTCTATCTGCCCGCCAACGCCTTCGAGAATCGCCAATTCACCGACGTCGCCAAACAATTCCTCTCACCCGACGGCAAAACAGCACGGTTCATGATCGAAACCAGCCACGACCCCTACAGCGTCGAAGCCATGGACCTCGCCAACCGCATCACCAACACCGCCAACACCGCACGACCCAACACCTCACTGGCCGACGCCACCGTCTCCGTCGCTGGCTTCCCAGCCGTCAATTCCGACATCCAACGGCTCCTGTGGGCAGACTTCGCCCAACTGGCCATCGCCACCACCGTCATTGTCGGCCTCATCCTGGTGCTGCTGCTACGCGCACTGCTGGCACCGATCTACCTGCTCGGCACCGTCCTGGTCAACTACCTCGCCTCAATCGGATTCGGCGTCCTGGTATTCCAATGGATCCTCGGACACGAAATCGCTTGGCCCGTACCACTGTTGGCATTCATCATCCTCGTCGCTGTCGGAGCCGACTACAACATGCTGCTCGTCTCGCGACTACGCGAAGAATCCGGAAGCAACATCCGCGTCGGCGTCCTGCGCACGGTCGCCAACACCGGCGCCGTCATCACCTCCGCCGGCCTCATCTTCGCCGCCAGCATGTTCGGCCTCATGGTCGGCTCGGTAGCCATCATGATCCAAGCCGGCCTCATCATCGGATTTGGACTACTGCTCGACACCTTCATCGTGCGCACCCTCACCGTGCCCGCCATCGCCACCCTCCTACGCGAAGCCAGCTGGTGGCCACAACGCCCCTCACGACGCCAAGCTTCCGCCCCGTCGACCCCCGTGGGAGCGCACCACTGA
- a CDS encoding phosphodiester glycosidase family protein: protein MPTPAANIRRALRGMAAAMACAVVAAGITAPAAAAASARELLAGAIANTKGSYLVYNFGGGFPAPMLDAAGTWYEMTNGGRLMIIKGASSRLAPRLLADSHTGFQARCERDPRARTAEGLLQASETYSPLQAWQVLGQPTIAINANFFDVRGQQGGSWKSTGCSSPLGAYVDNTRNLGRTNAAVTGTLAYAGKQGLSGGNENWMALSTMILPVQGAPFVVPPTSDTDFDAASPVIAGLLDKGTRFVAVAGLHLLAPGDTGQMNDPGPSAARTAIAYVRDRDEMYVFSGGSYTPDQIQDLFRGLGSDTAILLDGGGSTAIVLRRDTGGMWAGAGSPQGSCDTMAVLCDSHERAQPAWLAFN, encoded by the coding sequence GTGCCGACTCCTGCCGCAAACATTCGACGGGCGCTGAGAGGGATGGCCGCTGCGATGGCGTGCGCGGTGGTGGCCGCCGGGATCACCGCGCCGGCCGCCGCCGCGGCGAGCGCCCGTGAGCTGCTCGCCGGCGCGATCGCCAACACCAAGGGCTCGTATCTGGTCTACAACTTCGGCGGCGGATTCCCCGCGCCCATGCTCGACGCCGCGGGCACCTGGTACGAGATGACCAACGGCGGCCGGCTGATGATCATCAAGGGCGCGTCCTCCCGGCTGGCCCCCCGGCTGCTGGCCGACTCCCACACCGGCTTCCAGGCCCGCTGCGAACGCGATCCGCGGGCCCGCACGGCCGAAGGCCTGCTGCAGGCCTCGGAGACCTACTCGCCGCTGCAGGCGTGGCAGGTGCTCGGGCAGCCGACCATCGCGATCAACGCGAACTTCTTCGACGTGCGCGGCCAGCAGGGCGGCTCGTGGAAGTCCACCGGGTGCAGCTCACCGCTGGGGGCCTATGTCGACAACACCCGCAATCTGGGCCGCACCAACGCCGCGGTCACCGGCACCCTCGCCTACGCGGGCAAGCAGGGACTCTCCGGCGGCAACGAGAACTGGATGGCGCTCTCGACCATGATCCTGCCGGTGCAGGGGGCTCCGTTCGTGGTGCCGCCGACGAGCGACACCGACTTCGACGCCGCGTCTCCGGTGATCGCCGGCTTGCTCGACAAGGGCACCCGATTCGTCGCGGTGGCCGGCTTGCACCTGCTCGCTCCCGGCGACACCGGTCAGATGAACGATCCCGGCCCGAGCGCGGCCCGCACCGCTATCGCCTACGTCCGCGACCGTGACGAGATGTACGTGTTCTCCGGCGGCAGCTACACCCCCGACCAGATCCAGGACCTGTTCCGCGGGTTGGGCAGCGACACCGCGATCCTGCTCGACGGCGGCGGCTCGACCGCGATCGTGTTGCGCCGCGACACCGGCGGGATGTGGGCGGGCGCCGGCTCCCCGCAGGGCTCCTGCGACACGATGGCGGTGCTGTGCGACTCGCACGAGCGGGCGCAACCCGCCTGGCTGGCGTTCAACTAG
- a CDS encoding sigma-70 family RNA polymerase sigma factor translates to MSVVLRKLPDVTVLAVEGSSAEDAFLADAQRYRRELLAHCYRMTGSLHDAEDLVQETFLRAWKSYHGFEGKSSIRTWLYRIATNTCLTALEGRNRRPLPSGLGQPSSDPLAELHERHEITWLEPLPDAPREDPSDPSVIAESRESVRLAFIAALQHLPPRQRAVLVLREVLQWKAAEVGAAIGASTAAVNSLLQRARAQLDEVAPSRDDEAADLDSPEAAEMLDRFIAAFETYDIDRLVELFTADAIWEMPPFDGWYDGPADIVSLSKNHCPAEGPDDMLYLRTTANGQPAAAMYMRNPKTGVHEAFQLQVLDIRDTGIAHVVAFMEQSLFEKFGLPLTLNPSAR, encoded by the coding sequence CTGTCGGTGGTGCTGCGTAAGCTGCCAGACGTGACCGTGTTGGCTGTCGAGGGCAGCAGCGCCGAGGATGCCTTTCTCGCCGATGCCCAGCGGTATCGGCGGGAATTGCTCGCGCACTGCTACCGGATGACCGGGTCCCTGCACGATGCGGAGGACCTGGTGCAGGAGACGTTCCTGCGGGCGTGGAAGTCGTATCACGGGTTCGAGGGCAAGTCCTCGATCCGCACCTGGCTGTACCGGATCGCGACGAACACCTGCCTGACCGCACTGGAGGGCCGGAACCGGCGGCCGCTGCCCAGCGGGCTCGGCCAGCCGTCGTCGGACCCCCTCGCCGAACTGCACGAACGGCATGAGATCACGTGGCTGGAACCGCTGCCCGACGCGCCGCGGGAGGACCCGTCGGACCCGTCGGTGATCGCCGAGTCCCGCGAGTCGGTGCGGTTGGCGTTCATCGCGGCGCTACAGCATCTGCCGCCGCGGCAGCGCGCGGTGCTGGTGCTGCGCGAGGTGCTGCAGTGGAAGGCCGCCGAGGTGGGCGCGGCGATCGGCGCGTCGACCGCGGCGGTCAACAGCCTGCTGCAGCGGGCCCGCGCCCAGCTCGACGAGGTGGCGCCCAGCCGCGACGACGAGGCGGCCGACCTCGACTCGCCGGAGGCGGCCGAGATGCTGGACCGCTTCATCGCCGCGTTCGAGACCTACGACATTGACCGGCTGGTCGAGCTGTTCACCGCCGATGCGATCTGGGAGATGCCGCCCTTCGACGGGTGGTACGACGGCCCGGCCGACATCGTGTCGCTGTCGAAGAACCACTGCCCCGCCGAGGGGCCCGACGACATGCTCTACCTGCGCACCACCGCCAACGGCCAGCCGGCCGCGGCGATGTACATGCGCAACCCGAAGACCGGGGTGCACGAGGCGTTCCAACTGCAGGTGCTCGACATCCGTGACACGGGCATCGCACACGTCGTGGCGTTCATGGAGCAGTCGCTGTTCGAGAAGTTCGGCCTGCCCCTGACGCTGAACCCGTCGGCGCGATAG
- a CDS encoding pirin family protein encodes MTTTRSVVHIRRADDRAATKIAWLDSKHSFSFGGHYEPDNTHHGLLLVNNDDIVKPGTGFDTHPHRDMEIVTWVLRGSLVHQDSTGHSGVIYPGLAQRMSAGRGILHSEKNDSWTLTGDETHSEPVHFVQMWVVPDESGITPGYQQLEIDDELLRGGLVTIASGMPEHSDAAAITIRNRYAALHGARLQPGQSVELPDAPYLHLFVPRGEVVLEGAGPLHEGDAVRFTASGGQRVTATDAAEILVWEMHAGLAAA; translated from the coding sequence ATGACCACCACCCGCAGCGTCGTCCACATCCGGCGCGCCGACGACCGCGCCGCCACGAAGATCGCCTGGCTGGACTCCAAGCACTCGTTCTCCTTCGGCGGTCACTACGAACCCGACAACACCCACCACGGGCTGCTGCTGGTCAACAACGACGACATCGTCAAGCCCGGTACCGGTTTTGACACCCATCCGCACCGCGACATGGAGATCGTCACGTGGGTGCTGCGCGGCTCACTGGTGCACCAGGACTCCACCGGCCACTCCGGCGTCATCTACCCGGGACTGGCGCAGCGGATGTCGGCGGGCCGCGGCATCCTGCACTCCGAGAAGAACGACTCATGGACGCTGACCGGCGACGAAACCCACAGCGAGCCGGTGCATTTCGTCCAGATGTGGGTGGTGCCCGACGAATCCGGCATCACCCCGGGCTACCAGCAGCTCGAGATCGACGACGAGCTGCTGCGCGGCGGCCTGGTCACGATCGCCTCCGGCATGCCCGAGCACAGCGACGCCGCGGCCATCACGATCCGCAACCGCTACGCGGCGCTGCACGGCGCCCGGCTGCAGCCGGGGCAGAGCGTGGAACTCCCCGACGCGCCGTACCTGCACCTGTTCGTGCCCCGCGGCGAGGTCGTCCTCGAGGGTGCGGGCCCGCTGCACGAAGGTGACGCCGTGCGGTTCACCGCGTCGGGCGGCCAGCGCGTCACCGCCACCGACGCCGCCGAGATCCTCGTGTGGGAGATGCATGCCGGACTTGCTGCGGCATAA
- a CDS encoding SRPBCC family protein encodes MTDRIEKSAVLRAPLDRVWRAISDSAEFGIWFGMTVDAPFVAGTTVTGVMAPTAVDDEVAAQQEAFAGVSFPLHVVALEPQRYFAFRWNPLPEPEFADLTTLVEFTLTEADGGVLLEIVESGFDALPETRRAAAFADNSGGWATQLRLVGRYVAAPQWA; translated from the coding sequence ATGACAGATCGTATCGAGAAGAGCGCAGTGCTGCGAGCCCCGCTCGACCGGGTGTGGCGGGCGATCAGCGATTCCGCGGAGTTCGGCATCTGGTTCGGGATGACCGTCGACGCACCGTTCGTCGCGGGCACCACGGTCACCGGGGTGATGGCGCCGACCGCGGTGGACGACGAGGTGGCCGCCCAGCAGGAGGCGTTCGCCGGGGTGTCGTTTCCCCTGCACGTCGTCGCGCTGGAGCCGCAGCGCTACTTCGCGTTCCGGTGGAATCCGTTGCCGGAGCCCGAATTCGCGGACCTGACCACGCTGGTGGAGTTCACCCTGACCGAGGCCGACGGCGGCGTCCTCCTCGAGATCGTGGAGTCCGGCTTCGACGCGCTCCCCGAGACCCGGCGCGCCGCGGCGTTCGCCGACAACAGCGGTGGGTGGGCCACCCAGCTCCGCCTCGTCGGGCGGTATGTGGCGGCACCGCAGTGGGCGTGA
- a CDS encoding DUF6188 family protein, with protein MHTQWIEHCTVQRVSLREGLVLDLDDYNELVITRPMRLTLPPVGPYPEEQVLIDPDNVTARERPLLDLAGAVCTRAWCDDDGTLHLGFSRGHRIDVDPDERETSWELYGKRHGYMACLPRGRVRVVRHDVPEDDDANIVNSATHHR; from the coding sequence ATGCACACCCAGTGGATCGAACACTGCACCGTCCAACGCGTATCGCTGCGCGAGGGGCTGGTGCTCGACCTCGATGACTACAACGAACTCGTCATCACACGTCCGATGCGGCTCACCCTGCCGCCCGTCGGCCCGTACCCCGAGGAGCAGGTGCTGATCGACCCCGACAACGTGACGGCGCGGGAGCGGCCGCTACTCGATCTGGCCGGGGCGGTGTGCACCCGCGCGTGGTGCGACGACGACGGCACTCTGCACCTGGGCTTCTCCCGCGGGCACCGCATCGACGTCGATCCCGATGAGCGCGAGACGTCATGGGAGCTGTACGGCAAACGTCACGGCTATATGGCATGCCTGCCCCGAGGCCGCGTGCGAGTAGTCCGCCACGATGTGCCGGAAGACGACGACGCCAACATCGTCAACAGCGCCACCCATCACCGTTAG